The Bacillus sp. B-jedd sequence AGGACCGTTCAACTGCTTCATTATAGATTGGAACCTGTTATAAACTGAGGAGGAAGAATATGAATAAAATTGGTGTAACCGTTCTTGGCACAGCATTATTTTTAGGGATTGGGGCTGCGGGGGTATTCGCGGATGGCCCATTGTCAGGAAAAGACTTGATTAATTTTGGTAAAATGAAGCCTTTTATGCAAAAAATGCATCCCGACATGAATGAACAGCAGCTCTTCGACATGTATAAAAGCTGCCATGGAACTGGAGGTGCTGAGCCTTCTAAGAACTTTAATATGTCTACGAACCATGAGAATTTAAACTCTTTCTAAGTTGGGAAATTACATCAAAAAATTCAAAAAACTGGTGTGTACGGGCAGATTTCCGGCCCATCACCCCAGTTTTTTATTCGTCGCCAAGAATATTTTTCCACTTATCTTTTTTCAAATTTTAATAAATCGATGGATTGTTAAAAATTTTGTTCATCTGAAAAAATTTTGTAAACCAGTTTCCCCATTCATTTCCCCGCATTATCTTTGTGCCATTTCAATGCCCTCTGTTCCATTTCGCTGACAAAATCCTTTTTTGCGGGGCTGTATTCGCTTGTTGTCAGGTATCGCCCGGCGAGCTCATCCTTGAAGTTGCTGTATCTCTCCGCTTCTTCCGATTGCACCCTAAGGTAGTCACGGAAAATCAGATGTCTGGCTATTTGAGGATTCCCTTGCTCGTAAAAATGGATGTGATGCGTCCGGTAATTCCCACCCTTACGGAAGAGGCGCCTGCCCTGGATTCCCCATTCTCCCGCGGCATCGTATCCGAACGAGATCATTTCCTCGTTAAAATGGTCAACCTGGCCAATCTCCTTCACAATCGCCATCATGTCGATGACAGGTTTTGCTTTCATCCCTTTTACGGAAGTACTGCCAAAATGTTCAATCGTAATAATCAAATTACCGAAAACCTTTTTGAGAAAATGGGCCTCCTCCTGGAACATGGCTGCCCATTCCTCATTGTACTCTGATAGCCGCACATCCATCGCGTTTCCCCCTTATAAAACAACCAAATGTTTTTCCAGCCAATTCTACTCATTCAAGACTATATTATCAAAGATTCATTTTCTGCTTCCATTGAATTCCTTTTTTGGCTACGATGTTGAGGAAGCCCATTGTAAATGATCCATTTTGTTTTTTTGCAAAATTGAAGCCTTTCCCAGCCGGCTTTCGTCAAAAGGGAAACAGAAGCACTTAAGGGGTGAAGAAATGCTGGCTGATTCAGCTGAAAGAAGAATTAAATTGGCAAACAGCAACGAGGCGAAGCTTGAAGAAATCATGGAATCCTACGGGGGCCAAGTTAAGCGCCTGATTTATTCATATGTAAAGGATTGGGGTATAGCAGGGGATCTCACACAGGAAGTTTTCGTGTCCGTCTACATGAAACTTGAAGATTTCGAGGGCCGGTCCTCCTATAAAACATGGGTTTATGCCATTGCCATCAATCGCTCGAAGGATTACTTGAAAAGCTGGCATTACCGCCATACTGCGGTAGCCGAGAAAATATTCCACTTTATGAAGGACACGAAAAAAACTCCCGAAGAAGCCGCTTTGGCCAATGCCGTCAATCAGCAGCTTTTGCAAGCAGTCTGGGCGCTTCCCCTTAAATACCGAGAAGTCATCCTGCTTCATTACTACCAGGACCTGTCCGTATCGGAAATCAGTACGGCACTCGGCATTCCGCTGGCGACAGTCAAAACCCGGCTTTTGCGGGCAAAAGAAAAGGTAAGAAATGCTTACATCCCAATCGAAAGAGGTGGCCAATGTGAATCAATTTAATGAGGAGCTAAGAAACACCCTGCTCGGCAGTCTGCCGGAGGAAGCCATTTTATCTGATCAGGAAAAGCAGCAAATCCGAAACCGTATCAAGGAACTTAAAGAGAAGGGATCACGGAAACAGCGGATTGATTTTTTTCCAAAAGCGTTGACTGCCATTGCCGCCGCGGCTTTTTTACTTGCAGCTGGAGGGCTTGCCGGAACAAAGCTGGGTTTATTGGAAAGCGGGACAGGGAATCCGGGTTTCCAAAGCAACTTGTCATTTTATGAAGGCTTTGAAAAAGGGGCTTACGTAAAGGGATGGGAAATGGTTGAAAAAGGGCCCGTTCAAGCGGAGAACGGAAGCGAGGATAAGTGGATTGCTGCATCTTTCAAAGGTAAAACATCCCTGACCGGAACACTTGTCTACAACGGCCCTGAAATGGGGGAGAAAGCAAACCAAATTTTCTTTCTTCCAGACAAGGAAGCCGTTGCCTACCTTCCGACTGAAAAGAGCCGCCTCGATGAGCTGACTTTTAATAAGGAAGACCAAAAGCTGGTTGCTGAAGTCTTTGGCCTCGCGCCGGGCTCTAGGGAAGACGGGGTGCAAATTGAGATAACAGGTTATACGGCTTACACCAGTGCGGATACTGAACTTCCAGATATAATTAAATTTGGGAAGTCGATTGGGCCCGTAGAACCGAAAATTACCTATGAGGAAAAACAGGTCACTCTCGACGGGAAAGGAACCCTTGCTCTTAGCGAACCGCTGATGCAGGCTTACAAAGACTTTGCCAGGACCCACAACAATCAGTATCTCGAAACACTAGATCCATTCTCGGTATTCCTGCTCCATTTTTATTCGGAAGAAATAAAAGATTTCCGGACTCAATACTACCTTTATAATGACAATCCGGATGTCGAAAAAGTTTTCACAAGTGCTGATGAGTTGATCAAGGATTCAAAGAAACCGGATAACATGGCTGGCAGAAACGAATTGCTGGAAAAAGTCAAAGGTAACCAATCCCTTAAAATCTCGTTAATTGGTAATGATGAAGCTGTCGTGACCATCTCTGAAAGTGAAGGCTTAGGATTCAGGATTGTCAGAAACCATGAAGGAATCTGGAAAATCTCCTGGATGCCGATCCAATAAAAGAAAACGCCGCTCAAGGCTAACTGCTTTGGGGCGGCGTTTTTTTATCTTCGGACAGGTAATTGGCTTTTCGCGTGGATGTTGTCCGAACCCGGGGCATCTTCGGACAGGTCTATGGCTTTTCCTCAGGGGATTGTCCGAAGTATCTAATGCCAGCAAGAATTCTACTCTTCTTTCTTCATTACAGTTTCGCTTTTCACCATTTCAACTTCTTCCTCGACTGTAATCCGGGTAATTTGGTCCTGAAGTAAGTGGAATGCTTCGTCCAGCCCTTTTCTCGATGGCAAATTTTCGTTTTCCTTCAATACGTCCGCCTCCTTTTTTCTTACTTTTTCCTAATAGCACCGGATAAAACACTTTACATTGCAAAAAATAAGCGGGAAAGGATGATGAAGATGAAGAAGCACGAAAATTCAATTGCCGGCCGAACTTATGACTCCTCTGATTATAAAGGAAACGATCAGATTTCAAGCGGCCTGGCAGAAACACATGAACAAGTAAGCGATGCCTATATGGAAGGCGAAATAGGCGGAAAAATCGAGCATCCGGACGGAACGAATGAGGATTTACCGCGGTAAAAGCAATAAGCATCCCCTTGTAATGAACGGCACCCCTATTGTAGACACCGCTCACAATTGGAAGTGCAGTTCAGTAACGGGGGATGCTTTTTCTGTAGGCTGGGCATTATCGAAGAATGCTTTTAATCGTATTTGAACCAGCAAAATTGCAGGAATTTCAAGGTGCTTTATTATATCCGTCCATGATTGTTTGAAGCTCCCCCATTTGCCCTCTCACTTGACCCCATGTAAAATCTCCGTGCTCAATCGCTCGCTTCATGTTATTGGCCAGCCCCAAAAATTCATTCACCAACTGGATATAGTAAGAATTTTTAGGAGTACTTTTATCGAGCTTGGGAATCACCTTGTCGCGAGCCATTTCAAAATTCACCTTAACTTTCGGGTAAAGTTCCGACATAGCCTTCTTCGCTTCGACTGAGTCAACATCTATTTCCTGATCCTGAATTTTCGTCGCAAGGTCCATCATCTCAAAAGCAAGATTACTTATTTCCTGATAACTCAGATCACGAAGCTCTTCTGGTTTCTTTTCAAGCTCCCCTTCAGCAATCTTCTCGTTTTGATTCCCCGCAACACCTTTTTCGACCTGTTCATTCCCTTTGCTGTGATCTGAACAGCCTATAAGTAGGAGCAAAATACAAATGAGTATAAGAATCTTCTGCATGTAACCCCTCCCCCATCGGTTTACACTATAATACCAGAATAATCCAGATCAAAAAATACAAAGAACCATAGAAACTTTACAACTGGTTATCATGTTGTAATTTTTTCAAAATAAAAAACGGGCAAGCCTGCCCGCTCTTACTCTTTTCCGCCTGGATGACGGTCCTGCAGCCCATCGGCCGGATCATCATCGACATATGGATCGTGTTCAAACGCCGGCAGGTCGCCAAAAGCGGTCA is a genomic window containing:
- a CDS encoding GrpB family protein; this encodes MDVRLSEYNEEWAAMFQEEAHFLKKVFGNLIITIEHFGSTSVKGMKAKPVIDMMAIVKEIGQVDHFNEEMISFGYDAAGEWGIQGRRLFRKGGNYRTHHIHFYEQGNPQIARHLIFRDYLRVQSEEAERYSNFKDELAGRYLTTSEYSPAKKDFVSEMEQRALKWHKDNAGK
- a CDS encoding sigma-70 family RNA polymerase sigma factor — translated: MLADSAERRIKLANSNEAKLEEIMESYGGQVKRLIYSYVKDWGIAGDLTQEVFVSVYMKLEDFEGRSSYKTWVYAIAINRSKDYLKSWHYRHTAVAEKIFHFMKDTKKTPEEAALANAVNQQLLQAVWALPLKYREVILLHYYQDLSVSEISTALGIPLATVKTRLLRAKEKVRNAYIPIERGGQCESI
- a CDS encoding YozQ family protein, yielding MKKHENSIAGRTYDSSDYKGNDQISSGLAETHEQVSDAYMEGEIGGKIEHPDGTNEDLPR